Proteins encoded within one genomic window of Strix uralensis isolate ZFMK-TIS-50842 chromosome 32, bStrUra1, whole genome shotgun sequence:
- the DUSP23 gene encoding dual specificity protein phosphatase 23 isoform X3 translates to MAASEPPNFSWVAEGRLAGLAMPREPGHYRFLQGQGVRHLVSLSERAPPHHGCCPAVRLHRLRVPDFSPPTPAQIQSFLRLVEEANARGEAVAVHCLLGHGRTGTMLACYLAKARKMNGGDAIREIRRLRPGSIETREQEQAVIQFCQSAGAGADSEEA, encoded by the exons ATGGCGGCGTCCGAGCCCCCCAACTTCTCGTGGGTGGCGGAGGGGCGGCTGGCGGGCCTGGCCATGCCGCGGGAGCCGGGGCACTACCGGTTCCTGCAGGGCCAGGGCGTGCGGCACCTGGTATCGCTGTCGGAGCGGGCGCCCCCGCACCACGGCTGCTGCCCCGCCGTCCGGCTGCACCGGCTCCGCGTGCCCGACTTCAGCCCCCCGACGCCCGCGCAGATCCAGAGCTTCCTGCGGCTGGTGGAGGAGGCCAACGCCCGCGGCGAG GCCGTGGCCGTGCACTGCCTGCTGGGGCACGGCCGCACCGGCACCATGCTGGCCTGCTACCTGGCGAAGGCGCGGAAGATGAACGGTGGCGACGCCATCCGGGAGATCCGGCGGCTGCGGCCTGGCTCTATCGAGACGCGGGAGCAGGAGCAAGCCGTGATCCAGTTCTGCCAGAGCGCTGG CGCTGGAGCAGACAGCGAGGAGGCCTGA
- the LOC141936395 gene encoding serum amyloid P-component-like, which translates to MGQLQLWLAVLAGLSEMVAQEDLYRKVFVFRKDPSDAYVVLRAKLEQPLQNFTVCLRSYTDLTRPYSLFSYATKAQDNEILLFKPKPSEYRFYVGGRFVTFRVPEGRGDWEHVCTSWESATGIAEFWLNGKPWPRKGLQRGYTVGVEAAILLGQEQDAFGGGFDVYNSFSGELADVYLWDAGLSPDKMRAAYQSLRLPPAVVAWKTLSYEVKGDVVVKPRLREALGP; encoded by the exons ATGggccagctgcagctctggcttgCCGTCCTGGCCGGGCTCTCGGAGATGGTGGCCCAGGAAG ACCTGTACCGAAAGGTGTTCGTCTTCCGGAAGGACCCCAGCGATGCCTATGTGGTGCTGAGGGCCAAGCTTGAGCAGCCGCTGCAGAACTTCACCGTATGCCTGCGGTCCTACACTGACCTGACCCGGCCCTACAGCCTCTTCTCCTACGCCACCAAGGCGCAGGACAACGAGATCCTCCTCTTCAAGCCCAAGCCCAGCGAGTACCGGTTCTATGTGGGGGGCAGGTTCGTCACCTTCCGCGTCCCCGAGGGCCGCGGAGACTGGGAGCACGTCTGCACCAGCTGGGAGTCGGCCACCGGCATCGCCGAGTTTTGGCTTAACGGGAAGCCCTGGCCCCGcaaggggctgcagaggggctACACGGTGGGGGTGGAGGCGGCCatcctgctggggcaggagcaggatgCCTTCGGGGGCGGCTTCGACGTCTACAATTCTTTCTCGGGCGAGCTGGCCGACGTCTACCTGTGGGACGCGGGGCTGTCCCCAGACAAGATGCGAGCCGCCTACCAGTCCCTGCGCCTGCCGCCTGCTGTCGTGGCCTGGAAGACCCTGAGCTACGAAGTGAAGGGCGACGTGGTGGTGAAACCCCGGCTCCGGGAGGCGCTGGGGCCATGA
- the DUSP23 gene encoding dual specificity protein phosphatase 23 isoform X2 translates to MGGLRPVRDCRGDGPGDLGGPNWGVLAREGRGGPAVVSPGALNWGAGGARPWSPGAPSRRGPQSGPVPGERGGAGPRCWSLQAMAASEPPNFSWVAEGRLAGLAMPREPGHYRFLQGQGVRHLVSLSERAPPHHGCCPAVRLHRLRVPDFSPPTPAQIQSFLRLVEEANARGEARKMNGGDAIREIRRLRPGSIETREQEQAVIQFCQSAGAGADSEEA, encoded by the exons ATGGGGGGGCTCCGGCCGGTGCGGGACTGCCGGGGGGACGGGCCCGGGGATCTCGGGGGCCCGAACTGGGGGGTCCTGGCCAGGGAGGGTCGGGGGGGCCCGGCCGTGGTCTCCCCGGGGGCCCTGaactggggggccgggggggcccggccgtGGTCTCCCGGGGCTCCGTCCCGCCGAGGTCCCCAGAGCGGCCCCGTCCCCGGGGAACGCGGCGGCGCAGGCCCACGGTGCTGGTCCCTGCAGGCGATGGCGGCGTCCGAGCCCCCCAACTTCTCGTGGGTGGCGGAGGGGCGGCTGGCGGGCCTGGCCATGCCGCGGGAGCCGGGGCACTACCGGTTCCTGCAGGGCCAGGGCGTGCGGCACCTGGTATCGCTGTCGGAGCGGGCGCCCCCGCACCACGGCTGCTGCCCCGCCGTCCGGCTGCACCGGCTCCGCGTGCCCGACTTCAGCCCCCCGACGCCCGCGCAGATCCAGAGCTTCCTGCGGCTGGTGGAGGAGGCCAACGCCCGCGGCGAG GCGCGGAAGATGAACGGTGGCGACGCCATCCGGGAGATCCGGCGGCTGCGGCCTGGCTCTATCGAGACGCGGGAGCAGGAGCAAGCCGTGATCCAGTTCTGCCAGAGCGCTGG CGCTGGAGCAGACAGCGAGGAGGCCTGA
- the CADM3 gene encoding cell adhesion molecule 3 isoform X1 yields MLPLGLLLLLLACVGAARGNLSRDESQPTTSDETVVAGGTVVLKCQVEDPDDSSLQWSNPAQQTLYFGEKRALRDNRIQLERSTPNELTISISDVVLSDEGEYTCSIFTMPVRTAKALVTVLGIPQKPQIFGHEQPIDEEKIARLTCRSSGSKPAAQLRWKKGNKELTDEGTEVVEDPNGKTFTVSSRVEFRVTKEDNEAEVTCTVDHESLQNSERSTTQKLQVHYKPTAKIEPHPQYPREGEKLQLQCDGQGNPIPQEFLWEKEGSDAPLQLSSDSVLIFPFLNKSDSGTYVCTATSSMGSVVAKYNLDVSDASPVPSTSSTYHAVIGGVVAVIVFLLLSLLIVLGHYLIRHKGMCIRHGETVTSRHRQNPAEVMCTYLTHEAKGSDDAPDADTAIINAEGGQPGGDDKKEYFI; encoded by the exons AGAGCCAGCCCACAACATCAGATGAGACTGTGGTGGCTGGTGGTACCGTGGTGCTCAAGTGCCAGGTGGAGGATCCTGATGACTCCTCGCTGCAGTGGTCCAACCCTGCCCAGCAGACCCTCTACTTCGGGGAGAAACGAG CCCTGCGAGATAACAGGATCCAGCTGGAGAGGTCCACACCCAACGAGCTGACCATCAGCATCAGTGATGTGGTGCTGTCAGACGAGGGGGAATACACCTGCTCCATCTTCACCATGCCCGTGCGGACTGCAAAGGCCCTGGTCACCGTGCTGG GAATCCCCCAGAAACCCCAAATCTTTGGCCACGAACAGCCCATTGATGAGGAGAAGATAGCCCGGCTGACCTGCCGGTCCTCTGGCAGCAAGCCCGCGGCCCAGCTCCGGTGGAAGAAGGGCAACAAGGAGCTGACAG ACGAGGGCACTGAGGTGGTGGAGGACCCCAATGGAAAGACCTTCACCGTGAGCAGTCGGGTGGAGTTTCGCGTCACCAAGGAGGACAACGAAGCCGAGGTGACCTGCACTGTGGACCACGAGTCCCTGCAGAACTCTGAGAGGTCGACCACACAGAAGCTGCAGGTCCACT ACAAGCCAACAGCGAAGATCGAGCCACATCCCCAGTACCCGCGGGAAGGCGAGAAGCTCCAGCTGCAGTGTGACGGGCAGGGCAACCCCAT CCCCCAGGAGTTCCTGTGGGAGAAGGAGGGCAGCGACGCACCCCTGCAGCTGAGCTCCGACAGCGTCCTCATCTTCCCTTTCCTCAACAAGAGCGACAGCGGCACCTACGTCTGCACGGCCACCAGCTCCATGGGCAGTGTCGTGGCCAAGTACAACCTCGACGTCAGTG ATGCCAGCCCGGTGCCCTCGACCTCCAGCACGTACCACGCGGTGATCGGCGGGGTGGTTGCCGTCATTGTCTTCCTCCTGCTCAGTCTTCTCATCGTGTTGGGACACTACCTGATCAGACACAAAG GTATGTGCATAAGACACGGGGAGACGGTCACATCCAGACATCGGCAAAACCCAGCAGAGGTGATGT GTACCTACCTGACCCACGAGGCCAAGGGCTCGGATGACGCCCCGGACGCTGACACAGCCATTATCAATGCAGAGGGCGGCCAACCTGGCGGCGACGACAAGAAGGAGTATTTCATCTAG
- the ACKR1 gene encoding atypical chemokine receptor 1, translating into MGNCIPVSPSVLQSNSSLDLSEIMGDLSYDSSTAFLNLSEIMGDVSYNDSSTTFPDYDAAPCHNQYCPLFQRVAPTFLAITCTAAALSTGSLLVALAKRPHAWGWPQSQALVAQLAMATGLFAALLPSVAVGIGQGWRLGMGLCRLTHLLWHWSLFAQGLLVGSGSCSTVWCRWDPRSRRLAVAVWAGALLLAIPAALASGTVAAPETSCIHRSVDILSPVYLLHLALCLCLFLLLPAVLLVAMLAVPQLRAGWEPGVGVSWLFFGLWVPYGVGLAVDFLLHTRLLQPTCGTFEHFDHVLGLSEGLGVLHCCLGPAALLTARLCQRGAGTSGSC; encoded by the exons ATGGGCAACTGCATCCCAGTG AGCCCCAGCGTCCTGCAGAGCAACAGCTCCCTGGACCTGTCAGAGATCATGGGCGACCTCTCCTACGACAGCAGCACAGCCTTCCTGAACCTGTCAGAGATCATGGGTGACGTCTCCTACAACGACAGCAGCACGACCTTCCCGGATTACGATGCCGCTCCCTGCCACAACCAGTACTGTCCCCTTTTCCAGCGCGTGGCCCCCACCTTCCTGGCCATCACCTGCACCGCAGCTGCCCTGAGCACTGGGTCTCTGCTGGTGGCACTGGCCAAGCGGCCCCACGCCTGGGGCTGGCCCCAGAGCCAGGCGCTGGTAGCCCAGCTGGCCATGGCAACGGGTCTctttgcagccctgctgccatcGGTGGCGGTGGGCATCGGGCAGGGCTGGCGGCTGGGCATGGGGCTGTGCAGACTCACCCACCTGCTGTGGCACTGGAGCCTCTTTGCGCAGGGGCTGCTGGTGGGCAGTGGCTCCTGCAGCACCGTCTGGTGCCGCTGGGACCCCCGGAGCCGGCGGCTGGCCGTGGCTGTGTGGGCCGGGGCGTTGCTGCTGGCAATACCAGCAGCTCTCGCCAGCGGCACGGTGGCGGCCCCAGAGACGAGCTGCATCCACCGGAGCGTGGACATCCTCTCCCCAGTGTACCTGCTGCACCTTGCCCTCTGCCTCTGCCTCTTCTTGCTGCTGCCAGCGGTGCTGCTGGTGGCCATGCTGGCTGTGCCGCAGCTGAGGGCGGGCTGGGAGCCAGGCGTTGGCGTGAGCTGGCTCTTCTTTGGGCTCTGGGTGCCCTACGGCGTGGGGCTGGCCGTGGATTTCCTCCTGCACACCCGGCTGCTGCAGCCCACCTGTGGCACCTTCGAGCACTTTGACCACGTGCTGGGGCTgagtgaggggctgggggtgctgcacTGCTGCCTGGGGCCCGCAGCGCTGCTCACTGCCCGGCTCTGCCAGCGCGGGGCGGGGACCAGTGGCAGCTGCTGA
- the DUSP23 gene encoding dual specificity protein phosphatase 23 isoform X1, whose amino-acid sequence MGGLRPVRDCRGDGPGDLGGPNWGVLAREGRGGPAVVSPGALNWGAGGARPWSPGAPSRRGPQSGPVPGERGGAGPRCWSLQAMAASEPPNFSWVAEGRLAGLAMPREPGHYRFLQGQGVRHLVSLSERAPPHHGCCPAVRLHRLRVPDFSPPTPAQIQSFLRLVEEANARGEAVAVHCLLGHGRTGTMLACYLAKARKMNGGDAIREIRRLRPGSIETREQEQAVIQFCQSAGAGADSEEA is encoded by the exons ATGGGGGGGCTCCGGCCGGTGCGGGACTGCCGGGGGGACGGGCCCGGGGATCTCGGGGGCCCGAACTGGGGGGTCCTGGCCAGGGAGGGTCGGGGGGGCCCGGCCGTGGTCTCCCCGGGGGCCCTGaactggggggccgggggggcccggccgtGGTCTCCCGGGGCTCCGTCCCGCCGAGGTCCCCAGAGCGGCCCCGTCCCCGGGGAACGCGGCGGCGCAGGCCCACGGTGCTGGTCCCTGCAGGCGATGGCGGCGTCCGAGCCCCCCAACTTCTCGTGGGTGGCGGAGGGGCGGCTGGCGGGCCTGGCCATGCCGCGGGAGCCGGGGCACTACCGGTTCCTGCAGGGCCAGGGCGTGCGGCACCTGGTATCGCTGTCGGAGCGGGCGCCCCCGCACCACGGCTGCTGCCCCGCCGTCCGGCTGCACCGGCTCCGCGTGCCCGACTTCAGCCCCCCGACGCCCGCGCAGATCCAGAGCTTCCTGCGGCTGGTGGAGGAGGCCAACGCCCGCGGCGAG GCCGTGGCCGTGCACTGCCTGCTGGGGCACGGCCGCACCGGCACCATGCTGGCCTGCTACCTGGCGAAGGCGCGGAAGATGAACGGTGGCGACGCCATCCGGGAGATCCGGCGGCTGCGGCCTGGCTCTATCGAGACGCGGGAGCAGGAGCAAGCCGTGATCCAGTTCTGCCAGAGCGCTGG CGCTGGAGCAGACAGCGAGGAGGCCTGA
- the CADM3 gene encoding cell adhesion molecule 3 isoform X2 produces the protein MLPLGLLLLLLACVGAARGNLSRDESQPTTSDETVVAGGTVVLKCQVEDPDDSSLQWSNPAQQTLYFGEKRALRDNRIQLERSTPNELTISISDVVLSDEGEYTCSIFTMPVRTAKALVTVLGIPQKPQIFGHEQPIDEEKIARLTCRSSGSKPAAQLRWKKGNKELTDEGTEVVEDPNGKTFTVSSRVEFRVTKEDNEAEVTCTVDHESLQNSERSTTQKLQVHYKPTAKIEPHPQYPREGEKLQLQCDGQGNPIPQEFLWEKEGSDAPLQLSSDSVLIFPFLNKSDSGTYVCTATSSMGSVVAKYNLDVSDASPVPSTSSTYHAVIGGVVAVIVFLLLSLLIVLGHYLIRHKGTYLTHEAKGSDDAPDADTAIINAEGGQPGGDDKKEYFI, from the exons AGAGCCAGCCCACAACATCAGATGAGACTGTGGTGGCTGGTGGTACCGTGGTGCTCAAGTGCCAGGTGGAGGATCCTGATGACTCCTCGCTGCAGTGGTCCAACCCTGCCCAGCAGACCCTCTACTTCGGGGAGAAACGAG CCCTGCGAGATAACAGGATCCAGCTGGAGAGGTCCACACCCAACGAGCTGACCATCAGCATCAGTGATGTGGTGCTGTCAGACGAGGGGGAATACACCTGCTCCATCTTCACCATGCCCGTGCGGACTGCAAAGGCCCTGGTCACCGTGCTGG GAATCCCCCAGAAACCCCAAATCTTTGGCCACGAACAGCCCATTGATGAGGAGAAGATAGCCCGGCTGACCTGCCGGTCCTCTGGCAGCAAGCCCGCGGCCCAGCTCCGGTGGAAGAAGGGCAACAAGGAGCTGACAG ACGAGGGCACTGAGGTGGTGGAGGACCCCAATGGAAAGACCTTCACCGTGAGCAGTCGGGTGGAGTTTCGCGTCACCAAGGAGGACAACGAAGCCGAGGTGACCTGCACTGTGGACCACGAGTCCCTGCAGAACTCTGAGAGGTCGACCACACAGAAGCTGCAGGTCCACT ACAAGCCAACAGCGAAGATCGAGCCACATCCCCAGTACCCGCGGGAAGGCGAGAAGCTCCAGCTGCAGTGTGACGGGCAGGGCAACCCCAT CCCCCAGGAGTTCCTGTGGGAGAAGGAGGGCAGCGACGCACCCCTGCAGCTGAGCTCCGACAGCGTCCTCATCTTCCCTTTCCTCAACAAGAGCGACAGCGGCACCTACGTCTGCACGGCCACCAGCTCCATGGGCAGTGTCGTGGCCAAGTACAACCTCGACGTCAGTG ATGCCAGCCCGGTGCCCTCGACCTCCAGCACGTACCACGCGGTGATCGGCGGGGTGGTTGCCGTCATTGTCTTCCTCCTGCTCAGTCTTCTCATCGTGTTGGGACACTACCTGATCAGACACAAAG GTACCTACCTGACCCACGAGGCCAAGGGCTCGGATGACGCCCCGGACGCTGACACAGCCATTATCAATGCAGAGGGCGGCCAACCTGGCGGCGACGACAAGAAGGAGTATTTCATCTAG
- the LOC141936178 gene encoding serum amyloid P-component-like, giving the protein MGQLRLCLLTFVALFDLAAPQEKLTAQIQAHPPAPTPYHQLMLSCEVTGDPGPQEFLWEKKGKHDPLQKGPDNILFFPFFNTTHLGTYVCTAMGSLGTAVATYNLWIQDLERHVFVYPQETTNSHVLVRAKPEQPLRNFTVCLQSYTDLTQPYSLFSYTTKAQDNEILLFKPKPSEYRFYVGGKFVTFHVPQSIAESKHVCASWESATGIVGFWFNGKAWPRKGLQRGYTVGAEAAIVLGQEQDAFGGGFDARQSFTGELSALYMWDTGLSTSEVMGAMYNKLSKAPIFGWRNFPYKIVGEVYLKP; this is encoded by the exons ATGGGGCAGCTGCGGCTCTGCCTCCTCACCTTCGTGGCACTTTTTGACCTTGCTGCCCCACAAG AAAAACTGACCGCCCAGATCCAGGCTCACCCACCGGCACCCACCCCATACCACCAGCTGATGCTCTCCTGCGAGGTCACGGGGGACCCTGG CCCCCAGGAGTTCCTGTGGGAGAAGAAAGGCAAGCATGACCCTCTGCAGAAAGGCCCCGACAAcatcctcttcttccccttcttcaacacGACCCACTTGGGCACCTACGTCTGCACGGCCATGGGCTCGCTGGGCACTGCCGTGGCCACCTACAACCTGTGGATACAGG ACCTGGAGCGCCACGTGTTTGTGTATCCCCAAGAGACCACAAACTCCCACGTGCTGGTGAGGGCGAAGCCAGAGCAGCCGCTGCGGAACTTCACCGTATGCCTGCAGTCCTACACTGACCTGACCCAGCCCTACAGCCTCTTCTCCTACACCACCAAGGCGCAGGACAACGAGATCCTCCTCTTCAAGCCCAAGCCCAGCGAGTACCGGTTCTATGTGGGGGGCAAGTTCGTCACCTTCCACGTCCCCCAGAGCATCGCGGAGAGCAAGCATGTCTGCGCCAGCTGGGAGTCGGCCACCGGCATCGTGGGCTTCTGGTTCAACGGGAAGGCCTGGCCCCGcaaggggctgcagaggggctACACGGTGGGGGCAGAGGCGGCCATcgtgctggggcaggagcaggacgCCTTCGGGGGCGGCTTCGACGCGCGGCAGTCCTTCACAGGGGAGCTCTCAGCCCTGTACATGTGGGACACGGGGCTCTCCACCTCAGAGGTGATGGGGGCCATGTACAACAAGCTCAGCAAAGCCCCCATCTTCGGCTGGAGGAACTTCCCCTACAAGATCGTGGGTGAGGTGTACCTGAAGCCCTGA